A portion of the Chondrinema litorale genome contains these proteins:
- a CDS encoding UDP-glucose--hexose-1-phosphate uridylyltransferase: MSSFILEDHPHRRYNALSGEWVLVSPHRAKRPWQGQVEKGGNEDRPEYDPKCYLCPGNDRINGTANPEYKDTYVFQNDFGALITDTPSGTVDEGMPDLFKAESEKGICRVICFSPRHDLTLPEMELPAIEKVVQLWKEQYEELSKLDFINHIQIFENKGAVMGCSNPHPHGQIWAQQTIPGEVQQELIQQEAYFKKNKSILLLDYVNRELELKTRIVFENESFVALVPFWATWPFEMMILPKRKLQHLGEFTSEDISNYADILKKLTICYDNLFETSFPYSAGIHQLPTDDKNYVGLQMHMHFYPPLLRSATVKKFMVGYEMLGEAQRDITPETSAQRLRDLPTTHYKSN; encoded by the coding sequence ATGTCATCATTTATATTAGAAGATCATCCGCACAGAAGATACAATGCGCTCAGCGGCGAATGGGTGTTGGTTTCTCCTCACAGAGCTAAACGTCCGTGGCAGGGGCAAGTAGAAAAGGGAGGGAATGAAGATCGTCCGGAGTATGATCCAAAATGCTACCTATGCCCCGGAAACGACCGGATAAATGGTACTGCAAATCCAGAATATAAAGATACTTATGTGTTTCAAAACGATTTTGGTGCTTTAATAACAGATACTCCATCGGGTACTGTAGACGAGGGCATGCCAGATCTTTTTAAAGCAGAAAGTGAAAAAGGAATTTGTAGAGTAATTTGTTTCTCTCCACGACACGACCTAACACTACCAGAAATGGAATTGCCAGCTATTGAGAAAGTTGTGCAATTATGGAAAGAGCAATACGAAGAATTATCTAAACTGGATTTCATCAATCACATCCAGATATTCGAAAACAAAGGAGCTGTAATGGGCTGTAGTAATCCTCACCCACACGGGCAAATTTGGGCACAGCAAACCATTCCGGGCGAAGTGCAGCAAGAGTTAATTCAGCAAGAGGCATACTTCAAAAAAAATAAAAGTATTCTTTTGCTAGATTATGTAAATCGCGAGCTTGAGTTAAAAACAAGAATTGTATTTGAGAATGAGAGCTTTGTTGCTTTGGTACCTTTCTGGGCGACATGGCCATTCGAAATGATGATTCTACCAAAGAGAAAACTGCAACATTTAGGTGAGTTTACATCAGAAGATATCTCTAACTATGCAGATATTTTAAAGAAGCTTACCATCTGTTACGATAATTTATTCGAAACTTCATTCCCATATTCAGCAGGTATACACCAATTACCTACTGACGATAAAAATTATGTAGGCTTACAAATGCACATGCATTTTTATCCTCCATTACTAAGATCAGCTACAGTAAAGAAATTTATGGTGGGTTACGAGATGTTGGGTGAGGCTCAGAGAGATATTACACCAGAAACAAGCGCTCAGAGATTGAGAGATTTGCCAACTACACATTATAAGTCAAATTAA
- a CDS encoding GAF domain-containing protein, with protein MFQNWKVLLTFFIAGLFINSGSILTDYIHTTNNIEYYSQNIYKELSTTEWIITYLFDCTHFLLCVFTANYLKRQNLKNIKNSIYLEDQLNIEVNTQLAYNISQNNLDSEYELKKNDLIGKALFNMRENLKNIHEENKINHWINNGISAITESLIDSNHIEELADNILNKIVNYIDALQACFYIIAETENITETAHLDLIGSFGCSADEKEKFKSFLVGESLVGEAAQQNKSIIIDNPPEDYVHINSGLGQAKPVCIIIIPLKFQNSLQGIIEISSFKKFKEYEIRFLETIAEKIAISLNSAKAKFKTNQLLKEAQQLNNQLKTQEEAMRLNMDIMSSTQSEIARINSEMEGTLAAINMSLVTVELETDGTIINVNTNFKKLTSYTFQDIRGTNFNHYFVDKTKSDFWSEILNDTIKTGVFLILDKQADEKWIKGIFTVINNQQGKPGKIFLMCYDVTDEKNNQIKLEETLTLYEEKEQQLNRMEAQMRNQIKYMNTKIEEESEQSTMLKQLLQQRNEQIKALESELLTFKKDA; from the coding sequence ATGTTTCAGAACTGGAAGGTTTTACTCACCTTCTTTATTGCCGGCTTATTTATAAACTCCGGAAGCATTCTTACAGACTACATTCACACAACCAATAACATAGAGTACTATTCGCAAAATATTTACAAGGAACTCTCTACTACTGAATGGATAATTACCTATTTGTTTGACTGCACACACTTTCTACTTTGTGTTTTTACTGCCAATTACCTAAAAAGACAAAACCTCAAAAACATTAAAAACAGCATTTATCTGGAAGATCAGCTAAATATAGAAGTAAATACTCAACTCGCATATAACATTTCACAAAACAACCTTGACTCTGAATATGAACTTAAGAAAAATGACCTTATCGGAAAGGCACTTTTCAACATGCGTGAGAACCTCAAAAATATCCATGAAGAAAACAAGATAAACCACTGGATTAACAATGGCATTAGCGCCATTACAGAATCTTTAATCGACAGTAACCATATTGAAGAACTGGCTGATAACATTCTCAATAAAATTGTTAATTATATTGATGCATTGCAAGCCTGTTTCTATATAATTGCTGAAACAGAAAATATAACCGAAACTGCTCATTTAGACTTAATTGGTAGTTTTGGCTGCTCTGCAGATGAAAAAGAAAAGTTTAAAAGCTTTTTAGTTGGAGAAAGTTTAGTTGGAGAAGCTGCCCAACAAAACAAAAGCATTATAATAGATAACCCACCGGAAGATTATGTTCATATTAATTCAGGTTTAGGACAAGCCAAACCTGTTTGTATTATAATAATCCCACTTAAATTTCAAAACTCATTACAGGGGATTATTGAAATTTCATCATTTAAAAAGTTTAAAGAATACGAAATCAGGTTTTTAGAAACCATTGCAGAGAAAATTGCTATTTCGCTTAACTCTGCGAAAGCTAAATTTAAAACCAATCAACTTTTAAAAGAAGCTCAACAACTCAATAACCAGTTAAAAACGCAGGAAGAAGCCATGCGTTTGAACATGGATATTATGTCGAGTACACAAAGCGAAATTGCCCGTATTAACTCCGAAATGGAAGGGACACTCGCTGCCATTAATATGAGCTTGGTTACTGTAGAGTTGGAGACTGACGGTACAATTATTAATGTAAATACTAATTTTAAAAAGCTAACTAGTTACACTTTTCAAGATATTCGTGGTACAAATTTCAACCATTATTTTGTAGATAAAACTAAAAGTGATTTTTGGAGTGAAATATTAAACGATACGATTAAAACTGGTGTGTTTCTTATATTAGATAAGCAGGCTGATGAAAAATGGATAAAAGGAATTTTTACTGTAATAAACAATCAGCAGGGTAAACCGGGTAAAATATTTTTGATGTGTTATGATGTAACAGATGAAAAAAACAATCAGATTAAGCTTGAAGAAACGCTTACACTTTACGAAGAAAAAGAGCAACAACTCAACAGAATGGAAGCGCAAATGCGTAATCAGATTAAATATATGAATACAAAAATAGAAGAAGAAAGTGAGCAATCTACAATGCTAAAACAGTTATTACAGCAAAGAAATGAGCAAATAAAAGCTTTAGAATCAGAACTACTCACCTTCAAAAAAGATGCTTAA
- the xylA gene encoding xylose isomerase encodes MSKTYFPNIDKIKYEGKESDNPLAFKFYEADKVIAGKTMKEHFRFAVAYWHSFCNGNSDPFGVDTRVMPWSPAGATPMDAAKYKLEAAFEFITKLGAEYYCFHDVDIAPEGATVAESEKNLQEIVGMAKQYQKDTGVKLLWGTANLFSHPRYMNGASTNPDFEVLCHGAAQVKAAIDATIELGGENYVFWGGREGYMSLLNTDMKRELDHMGQFLRAARDYGRKAGFTGPFLIEPKPAEPSKHQYDFDAATVIGFLKAQGLADDFKLNLEANHATLAGHTFEHDIQTAVDASMLGSIDANQGDYQNGWDTDYFPHDVYDTTKLMMILLESGGLTSGGLNFDAKIRRNSVDLEDLFIAHITGMDVFARGLITAEKILTKSAYKKMKAERYASYDAGKGAAFEKGELDLVALRDLAAENGEPKSISGKQELYESFLTQYI; translated from the coding sequence ATGAGTAAAACATATTTCCCTAATATCGATAAGATAAAATATGAAGGTAAAGAGTCTGATAATCCATTGGCTTTTAAATTCTACGAAGCTGATAAAGTGATTGCAGGCAAAACAATGAAAGAGCATTTCAGATTTGCGGTAGCTTACTGGCATTCATTCTGTAATGGTAACTCAGATCCTTTTGGAGTAGATACTAGAGTTATGCCTTGGTCTCCTGCTGGAGCAACTCCAATGGATGCAGCTAAGTACAAACTAGAAGCGGCATTCGAATTTATTACAAAACTGGGAGCTGAATACTACTGCTTCCACGATGTAGATATTGCTCCAGAAGGTGCTACAGTGGCTGAAAGCGAGAAAAATCTACAAGAAATTGTTGGTATGGCTAAGCAATACCAAAAAGATACAGGTGTAAAACTACTTTGGGGAACAGCGAACCTATTCTCACACCCACGCTATATGAATGGTGCTTCTACAAATCCAGATTTTGAAGTGCTTTGCCATGGTGCAGCGCAGGTTAAAGCGGCTATCGATGCAACTATTGAACTTGGTGGTGAAAACTATGTATTCTGGGGTGGTAGAGAAGGATATATGTCTTTATTGAATACAGACATGAAGAGAGAGCTTGACCACATGGGTCAGTTTTTAAGAGCAGCTAGAGATTATGGAAGAAAAGCAGGTTTTACAGGTCCTTTCCTTATCGAACCAAAACCAGCTGAGCCATCTAAGCATCAGTACGATTTTGATGCAGCAACAGTAATTGGTTTCTTAAAAGCACAAGGTCTTGCAGATGATTTTAAATTAAACTTAGAAGCAAACCACGCTACACTAGCAGGTCATACTTTTGAGCATGATATCCAAACTGCAGTTGATGCTAGCATGTTAGGTAGTATAGATGCCAACCAAGGTGATTACCAAAACGGTTGGGATACTGACTACTTCCCGCATGATGTATATGATACTACTAAATTGATGATGATTCTTCTTGAGTCTGGTGGATTAACTTCTGGCGGATTAAACTTTGATGCTAAAATCAGAAGAAACTCAGTTGATTTAGAAGATTTGTTTATAGCACACATTACTGGTATGGATGTGTTTGCGCGTGGTTTAATTACTGCAGAGAAAATCTTAACTAAATCTGCATACAAAAAAATGAAAGCTGAGCGCTATGCTTCTTATGATGCTGGCAAAGGTGCTGCTTTTGAAAAAGGTGAATTAGATTTAGTAGCGTTAAGAGATCTTGCTGCTGAGAATGGCGAACCAAAATCTATTAGCGGTAAGCAAGAACTTTACGAAAGCTTCCTTACTCAGTATATCTAA
- the galK gene encoding galactokinase, translating into MDYQAIISQFEKLYKKEPKLFRAPGRINLIGEHTDYNNGFVLPAAIDREIVYAIAPNQSDICRVYAMDLGEEDEIYLNSLKESEKRWNNYLIGVIAVLADKGLKVSGFDCVFAGSIPIGGGLSSSAALECGLGVALNELYGLGLNKRDIAFTAQKAEHEFAGVKCGIMDQFSSMFGELGKVFRLDCQTLDIQYFPFKQEGLKILLCDTGVTHSLASSEYNKRRHECEAGVEVIKKAGYSDVKTLRDVSLEVIAEFESKMDSVVYYRCSYVVEENNRVLEACKMLEAGDMEAFGKLMYQSHEGLSKKYEVSCKELDFLVEYTLDKDNILGSRMMGGGFGGCTINIVKEEGLDEYVEKISEAYKAEIGIPLKTFITDIVDGAGIVD; encoded by the coding sequence ATGGATTATCAAGCAATTATTAGCCAGTTCGAGAAATTGTATAAAAAGGAGCCCAAACTTTTTAGGGCTCCTGGTAGAATTAATCTTATTGGTGAACATACAGACTACAATAACGGCTTTGTATTACCCGCAGCAATCGACAGAGAAATAGTATATGCTATTGCTCCAAACCAAAGTGATATTTGTAGAGTGTATGCAATGGATTTAGGAGAGGAAGACGAAATCTATCTAAATAGCCTTAAAGAATCAGAAAAAAGGTGGAATAACTACCTAATAGGTGTAATAGCAGTTTTAGCTGATAAAGGCTTAAAAGTAAGTGGTTTTGATTGTGTATTTGCTGGATCAATTCCAATTGGTGGAGGTTTATCTTCATCTGCTGCTTTGGAGTGCGGCTTAGGAGTTGCACTAAACGAACTATATGGTCTTGGTCTCAACAAAAGAGATATAGCATTTACTGCACAAAAAGCAGAGCATGAATTTGCTGGTGTTAAATGCGGTATTATGGATCAGTTTTCAAGTATGTTTGGCGAACTTGGTAAAGTATTCAGACTCGACTGCCAGACTTTAGATATCCAATACTTCCCTTTCAAACAAGAAGGTCTTAAAATTTTATTGTGCGATACAGGAGTAACACACTCATTGGCTAGTAGCGAGTATAACAAGCGCCGCCATGAGTGTGAAGCTGGTGTAGAAGTAATTAAAAAAGCAGGTTACAGCGATGTAAAAACATTAAGAGATGTAAGTCTTGAGGTAATCGCTGAGTTTGAGTCTAAAATGGACAGTGTAGTTTACTATAGATGCTCTTATGTAGTAGAAGAAAACAACAGAGTATTAGAAGCTTGTAAAATGCTAGAAGCAGGAGATATGGAAGCTTTTGGTAAACTGATGTATCAGTCGCACGAAGGACTTAGCAAAAAATACGAAGTGAGCTGTAAAGAACTTGACTTTCTAGTAGAATATACTTTAGATAAAGACAATATTCTAGGTTCTAGAATGATGGGAGGCGGTTTTGGTGGTTGCACCATCAATATTGTAAAAGAAGAAGGCCTTGATGAATACGTCGAGAAAATTTCTGAAGCTTACAAAGCAGAAATAGGTATTCCGCTCAAAACATTTATTACTGACATTGTAGACGGAGCAGGCATTGTAGATTAA
- a CDS encoding SDR family NAD(P)-dependent oxidoreductase, which produces MSKTAFITGATSGIGKATAEVFAQNGINLIICGRREDRLKELAETLGKSVAVHTCIFDVRDKEAVFKAVESLPAEFKQIDILINNAGNAHGLEPLNEGNPDDWDSMIDINVKGLLYVSKAIMPIMVERKSGHIINIGSVAGKEVYANGNVYCASKYAVDALNQGMRIDLNEYGIKVGAINPGLVETEFSMVRFKGDKDKADKVYQGLDALTPLDIAETIMFMVSRPPHVNIADLLIFPTAQASATKVKRD; this is translated from the coding sequence ATGAGCAAAACAGCATTTATAACTGGAGCTACATCTGGAATTGGAAAAGCAACTGCCGAAGTTTTCGCACAAAATGGTATTAATCTGATTATCTGCGGAAGAAGAGAAGATCGCCTAAAAGAGCTGGCAGAAACTTTAGGCAAATCAGTAGCAGTACACACTTGTATATTTGATGTAAGAGACAAAGAAGCCGTTTTTAAAGCTGTTGAAAGCTTACCTGCCGAATTTAAGCAAATAGATATTCTTATAAACAATGCAGGCAATGCGCACGGTTTAGAGCCTTTAAACGAAGGCAACCCCGACGATTGGGACTCTATGATCGATATTAATGTAAAAGGCCTTTTATACGTTTCTAAAGCCATTATGCCCATAATGGTGGAGCGCAAGTCTGGTCACATTATAAACATTGGCTCAGTAGCCGGAAAAGAGGTTTATGCAAATGGAAATGTATACTGTGCGTCTAAATATGCAGTAGATGCCTTAAACCAAGGGATGCGAATCGATTTAAATGAATATGGAATTAAAGTAGGTGCAATAAATCCCGGTTTGGTAGAAACAGAGTTTTCTATGGTGAGGTTTAAAGGTGATAAAGATAAAGCAGACAAGGTCTACCAAGGACTAGATGCGCTTACACCACTAGATATTGCCGAAACTATTATGTTTATGGTAAGCCGTCCGCCACATGTAAACATTGCCGATTTACTTATTTTCCCAACGGCGCAAGCATCTGCAACAAAAGTGAAAAGAGATTAA
- a CDS encoding sodium/sugar symporter has protein sequence MNFSTIDVLVFIGYCLVIIGLGLWVSKDKKGHTKDSKDYFLASKSLPWWAIGASLIASNISAEQFIGMSGSGFAMGLAISTYEWMAAATLIIVGKFFLPIFLKKEIYTMPQFLQQRYNDTVRTMMAVFWLLVYVFVNLTSVLYLGALSLETVMGIPLQYAIIGLAVFAIVYSIYGGLTAVAWTDVVQVVFLVAGGLATTYLALDIVGEGDAFAGLGLLRKEAADHFSMILSQGEMMIPDGKGGVRDAYLDLPGLSVLVGGMWIVNLNYWGCNQYITQRALAAKNLDEAQRGVLFAGFLKLLIPLIVVIPGIAAYIIVQNPDMLQLTMDRIGVDFQAALTDEATGLIKSDKAYPALLNLLPTGLKGVAFAALAAAIVSSLASMANSTSTIFTMDLYKNYFNKNASEANLVRTGRIVSLVAFFIAALVAPQLGVLDQAFQFIQEYTGFVSPGVLAIFVFGFFWKRTTAAAAFAAAILTIPLSVLFKFATPDLPFIDRMGIVFLIIAVIMIIISLMSKEKEHPNAIELSSGLFKTSPKFNIGALLICGILAALYAIFW, from the coding sequence ATGAATTTCTCAACTATCGATGTACTTGTCTTCATTGGGTACTGTCTCGTGATTATAGGTTTGGGATTATGGGTTTCCAAAGACAAGAAAGGGCATACAAAAGATTCTAAAGATTACTTTCTTGCCAGTAAATCTTTACCATGGTGGGCTATAGGAGCATCACTAATAGCATCAAATATTTCAGCAGAGCAATTTATTGGTATGTCAGGTTCTGGTTTCGCAATGGGACTGGCAATATCTACATACGAATGGATGGCAGCTGCTACACTTATAATTGTAGGTAAATTCTTTCTTCCAATATTCCTGAAAAAAGAAATTTATACCATGCCACAGTTCTTACAGCAGAGGTACAACGACACTGTTAGAACCATGATGGCCGTTTTCTGGCTACTTGTTTACGTGTTTGTAAACCTTACTTCAGTACTATACTTAGGTGCATTGAGCCTTGAAACGGTAATGGGAATTCCTTTACAATATGCAATTATTGGTTTAGCAGTTTTTGCAATTGTTTATTCAATTTACGGAGGTTTAACAGCCGTTGCATGGACAGATGTTGTACAGGTAGTTTTCTTAGTAGCTGGTGGTTTAGCAACTACTTATTTGGCATTAGACATCGTAGGTGAAGGTGATGCTTTTGCAGGTTTAGGCTTACTTAGAAAAGAAGCAGCAGATCACTTCTCCATGATACTTTCACAAGGAGAGATGATGATTCCGGATGGAAAAGGTGGAGTAAGAGATGCTTATCTAGACTTACCGGGTTTAAGTGTACTTGTTGGTGGTATGTGGATTGTAAACCTTAATTATTGGGGATGTAACCAGTACATTACACAAAGAGCGCTTGCTGCTAAAAACTTAGACGAAGCGCAAAGAGGGGTATTATTTGCAGGTTTCTTAAAATTATTAATTCCACTTATAGTAGTTATTCCTGGTATTGCAGCTTACATCATTGTTCAAAATCCAGATATGTTGCAACTAACAATGGATAGAATCGGTGTTGATTTCCAAGCAGCATTAACTGATGAAGCTACAGGCTTAATTAAATCTGATAAAGCTTACCCAGCATTATTAAACTTGTTACCTACTGGTCTTAAAGGTGTTGCATTTGCTGCCTTGGCTGCTGCTATCGTGTCTTCTTTGGCATCTATGGCAAACAGTACTTCTACCATTTTCACAATGGACCTTTACAAAAACTACTTTAACAAAAATGCTTCTGAGGCAAACCTTGTAAGAACAGGTAGAATTGTTTCTCTAGTTGCGTTTTTCATTGCAGCACTAGTAGCACCACAATTAGGTGTACTTGATCAAGCATTCCAGTTTATTCAAGAATATACAGGTTTCGTTTCTCCAGGGGTATTAGCAATATTTGTTTTTGGTTTCTTCTGGAAAAGAACTACTGCTGCCGCTGCATTTGCCGCTGCAATCTTAACAATTCCATTGTCTGTTCTTTTCAAATTTGCAACTCCAGACTTACCATTTATCGACCGTATGGGAATTGTATTCCTCATTATAGCAGTGATAATGATTATCATAAGTTTGATGAGTAAAGAAAAAGAGCATCCTAATGCCATTGAGTTAAGCAGTGGATTATTCAAAACCAGTCCTAAGTTTAACATTGGAGCATTATTGATCTGCGGTATACTCGCAGCATTGTATGCTATATTCTGGTAA
- a CDS encoding YcxB family protein — MKPLQVKVKIPQKQYVMFSYYQFYSKPFIIIAHAVIILTLIANVVMYLQGNPQPNFARNTFLVISVTGILLPFSLYSQFVRKYKKNPLLMEELIYEFTQTKIKVKMLGKENSMGWEKLYKVKEFKSWFLLYTDKYTASYIPKNCFEDQEQIDQLKKLINNKKDLKKSLQK; from the coding sequence ATGAAACCACTTCAGGTTAAAGTAAAAATTCCGCAAAAGCAGTATGTAATGTTTTCATACTACCAGTTTTACTCAAAACCATTTATAATTATAGCGCATGCAGTCATTATACTTACACTGATTGCCAATGTAGTTATGTATTTGCAAGGTAACCCACAACCTAACTTTGCTAGAAATACATTTTTAGTAATCTCTGTAACTGGCATTTTACTCCCCTTCTCTCTGTATAGCCAGTTTGTGAGAAAGTACAAAAAAAATCCATTGTTAATGGAAGAGCTGATCTACGAATTCACCCAAACAAAAATTAAAGTAAAAATGCTGGGAAAAGAAAACAGTATGGGTTGGGAAAAGCTTTATAAAGTAAAGGAATTTAAAAGCTGGTTTCTACTGTATACCGATAAATATACAGCTTCATACATCCCTAAAAATTGCTTCGAAGATCAGGAGCAGATCGATCAATTAAAAAAACTAATTAACAATAAAAAAGACCTTAAAAAATCTTTACAAAAATGA
- a CDS encoding xylulokinase has product MASSKILLGYDIGTSSIKLTALEADSGLVLSSATYPEEEMLLHSAEQGWAEQDPEMWWKCVVAATKMVVNEVPKEDIVAIGITYQMHGLVAVDKDMNVLRPSIIWCDSRAVEIGNNAFESIGEEYCLEHFLNSPGNFTASKLKWVKENEPETYEKIHKIMLPGDYIAMKMTNLIQTTVSGLSEGIMWDFKDGKIADKLLDYYGIDEALIPDVVETFSEQGTLTKQAAEELDLPQGIKITYRAGDQPNNAFSLNVLNPGELAATAGTSGVVYGITDSPDYDPESRVNTFVHVNHTKENPRYGVLLCVNGTGILNSWFKNNMTGLNKMSYAEMNEVISKAPVGARGLVILPFGNGAERVLGNKDVKSQINGLNFNLHDQAHMFRALQEGIVFALNYGFEVMQNMGIKLDTVKAGKANMFLSPIFRETFANVTGAAVELYNTDGSQGAARGAGVGLGHYASFSEAFSGLQTVLTVEPDQNEAGKYKEAYDHWLEVLKQYL; this is encoded by the coding sequence ATGGCATCTTCAAAAATTCTATTAGGTTATGATATTGGTACTTCATCAATAAAACTAACTGCGCTAGAAGCTGATTCTGGTTTGGTATTGTCTTCGGCTACCTATCCAGAAGAAGAAATGCTTTTGCACTCTGCAGAACAAGGCTGGGCAGAACAAGACCCAGAAATGTGGTGGAAGTGCGTAGTTGCAGCGACCAAAATGGTTGTAAATGAAGTTCCGAAAGAAGATATTGTTGCCATTGGTATTACTTATCAAATGCACGGTTTAGTAGCTGTTGATAAGGATATGAATGTGCTTCGTCCATCAATTATTTGGTGCGATAGTAGGGCAGTAGAGATTGGTAACAATGCGTTTGAAAGCATTGGCGAAGAATACTGTCTGGAACATTTCTTAAATTCTCCTGGAAATTTTACTGCTTCTAAATTGAAGTGGGTAAAAGAAAATGAGCCAGAAACTTATGAGAAAATCCATAAGATAATGTTGCCGGGTGACTACATCGCCATGAAAATGACGAACCTCATCCAAACAACAGTTTCAGGATTGTCTGAGGGAATAATGTGGGATTTTAAAGATGGAAAGATTGCAGACAAACTCCTAGATTATTATGGAATAGATGAAGCCTTAATTCCAGATGTAGTAGAAACCTTTTCAGAACAAGGTACACTAACTAAGCAAGCTGCAGAAGAGTTAGACTTGCCACAAGGTATTAAGATTACTTATAGAGCGGGAGACCAGCCAAACAATGCTTTTTCTTTAAATGTATTGAATCCAGGTGAATTGGCTGCTACAGCAGGCACATCTGGTGTGGTTTACGGTATTACAGATTCTCCTGATTATGATCCAGAATCTAGGGTAAACACCTTTGTGCATGTAAACCATACCAAAGAAAACCCTCGCTACGGTGTGTTACTTTGTGTAAATGGTACAGGTATACTAAACAGTTGGTTTAAGAATAACATGACTGGGCTCAATAAGATGTCTTATGCAGAAATGAATGAGGTAATCTCAAAGGCACCAGTTGGGGCAAGAGGTTTGGTAATTTTACCATTCGGAAATGGAGCAGAAAGAGTGCTTGGTAACAAAGACGTAAAATCTCAAATAAATGGCTTAAACTTTAACCTTCACGACCAAGCTCATATGTTTAGGGCTTTACAAGAGGGAATTGTGTTTGCATTAAACTACGGTTTCGAAGTAATGCAAAACATGGGTATTAAGCTAGATACTGTAAAGGCTGGCAAAGCAAATATGTTCCTGAGCCCAATTTTTAGAGAAACATTTGCCAACGTAACAGGAGCAGCAGTAGAGCTTTATAACACAGATGGCTCGCAAGGAGCTGCAAGAGGTGCTGGGGTAGGTTTGGGACATTATGCTTCATTTAGCGAAGCTTTCTCAGGACTACAAACTGTACTTACTGTTGAACCAGACCAAAATGAAGCAGGTAAATATAAAGAAGCATACGACCACTGGTTAGAAGTGCTAAAGCAATATTTATAA
- a CDS encoding alpha/beta hydrolase — MEKSIEINFQTHYETWGNPGEEIKYIWIACHGYGQLAKHFMRRFDVLNPDENYVIIPQGLSRFYLSSDYTHIGASWMTKEKRDVDIHNQHQYLNAVFEQEMKQFENQEVKLVLFGFSQGVSTVWRWAVQKRLTFSKLVMWAGEFPRELNAEMLGFVPEEAKLYFVIGTEDQYYDPDRIQLLSKKMTQLCKKPETILFEGKHEVNRDIILQIALD; from the coding sequence TTGGAAAAATCAATAGAAATCAATTTTCAAACACATTATGAAACTTGGGGCAACCCGGGAGAAGAGATAAAATATATCTGGATTGCCTGCCACGGTTACGGCCAATTGGCAAAGCATTTTATGCGCAGGTTTGATGTGTTAAACCCTGATGAAAACTATGTGATAATTCCACAGGGACTTTCCAGATTCTATCTTTCATCTGACTATACACATATTGGTGCTTCTTGGATGACCAAAGAAAAGCGTGATGTAGACATTCATAATCAGCATCAATACTTAAATGCAGTATTTGAACAGGAAATGAAACAGTTTGAAAACCAAGAAGTGAAACTGGTTTTATTTGGCTTTTCTCAGGGCGTTTCTACTGTTTGGCGATGGGCTGTTCAAAAACGATTGACTTTCTCTAAACTGGTTATGTGGGCAGGAGAATTTCCAAGAGAGCTTAATGCAGAGATGCTCGGCTTTGTTCCAGAAGAAGCTAAGCTTTATTTTGTAATTGGAACTGAAGACCAATATTACGATCCTGATAGAATTCAGCTACTTTCTAAAAAAATGACGCAGCTCTGCAAAAAACCTGAGACTATATTATTCGAAGGAAAACACGAAGTGAATAGAGATATTATTTTGCAAATTGCTTTAGATTAA